One Pseudomonas sp. FP1742 genomic window carries:
- a CDS encoding SbcC/MukB-like Walker B domain-containing protein, which produces MKILAIRLKNLASLAGPFEIDFTAEPLASAGLFAITGPTGAGKSTLLDALCLALFGAVPRLNNAQASAKTPDADGEISTGDPRTLLRRGTGEGFAEVDFVGIDGRRYRARWEANRAREKAAGKLQASRQSLRDIDQDQLLASQKLEFKSQIESVLGLNFEQFTRAVLLAQSEFSAFLKADDNDRSELLEKLTDTALYTRLGRRAFDKTKEAREVHKLLQDQATGVTPLSPEARAELDERFKEAQQQLKTQQAQLKQLELQHTWLKDLRQLQDAQQSASEQLQTAQRHWDSLAGERLKLTRLEQLAPQRHQFARKTELTAQLAPLAAQIQQHTQRQTQLSERQTQLEHSLNAAQTALAAAQSQHSNSAPLLRQAFEEQSTLARLAKDASLSADLKQQAELACTQGQSTIQGLLEQQKQVAERLQRIATELEQSTHLAPLSDAWNAYRDRLQQLMLIGNRLNQGQTELAALEQSATRAAEDLATQRQSLEVLYKEAGAEPEAVAEQIQILGSLLQDNRKQLRAVEELTRLWASQQELDKRGTELQQRQLAAQQARDRLTQDGVKTKAELTVAEQTLTVTRELLERQRLARSASVEELRAQLQDDQPCPVCGSPDHPYHQPEALLQSLGRHDESEQANAQKAVDLLKEKLTDLRAEVGGLIAQQKELLQQQEQLATQQQSLAPSLAAHPLSAQLLAQDANKRDAWLTQQSSQLNQSITQDEQRQTALLTLQQDAARLAQQLRGAEAANQQATQHLLNQQRELSSDRQRLDEELSAFSSLLPAETLEALRNEPAATFMQLDRQIAQRLQQLDQQRDELVEQQQRQQTLDKEQDRQQTRTQQLDTAQQQFSALAGQQQACQEKLTQLLGEHASAEQWQQQLDQAVEQARNAEATANQELQSVRTGLVQLAAELKAQQERAQALESEDRELSGKIADWRAQHPELDDGGLEALLGVDDQQVSELRQQLQQSEKAIEQAKVLLQERDQRLLDHQAQHNGNLDAEQLATALAELQNLFAASEHRCAELRAEQTEDQRRQNANQALAQQIADAYAEYQRWARLNALIGSATGDTFRKIAQAYNLDLLVHHANVQLRQLVRRYRLKRGGSMLGLLVMDTEMGDELRSVHSLSGGETFLVSLALALGLASMASSTLKIESLFIDEGFGSLDPESLQLAMDALDGLQAQGRKVAVISHVQEMHERIPVQIQVHRQGNGLSTLEVK; this is translated from the coding sequence ATGAAAATTCTCGCGATCCGCTTGAAAAACCTCGCCTCCCTGGCCGGGCCGTTTGAGATCGACTTCACCGCCGAGCCCTTGGCCAGCGCCGGCCTGTTCGCGATTACCGGGCCAACCGGCGCCGGCAAAAGTACGCTGCTCGACGCGCTGTGTCTGGCGCTGTTTGGCGCCGTACCGCGGCTGAACAACGCTCAAGCGTCCGCCAAAACCCCGGACGCCGATGGCGAAATCAGCACTGGCGATCCGCGTACGCTGTTGCGTCGCGGCACCGGTGAAGGCTTTGCCGAAGTGGATTTCGTCGGCATCGATGGCCGTCGTTATCGCGCACGCTGGGAAGCCAATCGCGCCCGGGAAAAGGCCGCTGGCAAGCTGCAAGCCAGTCGCCAGAGCCTGCGCGACATCGATCAGGATCAACTGCTCGCCAGCCAGAAACTTGAGTTCAAAAGCCAGATCGAGTCCGTACTGGGTCTGAACTTCGAACAGTTCACCCGCGCCGTGTTGCTGGCCCAGAGCGAGTTCAGCGCGTTCCTCAAGGCGGACGACAACGATCGCAGCGAACTGCTGGAAAAACTCACCGACACCGCGCTCTACACCCGCCTCGGTCGCCGCGCCTTCGACAAGACCAAAGAAGCACGGGAAGTTCATAAGCTGTTGCAGGACCAGGCCACCGGGGTCACGCCGCTGTCGCCTGAAGCCCGGGCCGAACTCGATGAACGCTTCAAAGAGGCGCAGCAACAACTCAAGACCCAGCAGGCACAGCTCAAGCAATTGGAGTTGCAACACACCTGGCTCAAGGACTTGCGCCAGTTGCAGGACGCGCAACAGAGCGCCAGCGAGCAACTGCAAACCGCCCAGCGACACTGGGACAGCCTGGCCGGCGAGCGCTTGAAGCTGACTCGCCTGGAGCAACTGGCCCCGCAACGGCATCAGTTCGCACGCAAGACCGAACTGACCGCCCAGCTCGCCCCGCTGGCCGCGCAGATACAGCAGCATACTCAACGGCAGACCCAACTGAGCGAACGCCAGACTCAGCTCGAACACAGCCTGAATGCCGCGCAAACGGCGCTGGCCGCGGCGCAGAGCCAACACAGCAACAGCGCGCCACTGCTGCGTCAGGCCTTCGAGGAGCAAAGCACCCTCGCCCGCCTGGCCAAGGACGCCAGCCTCAGTGCCGACCTCAAGCAGCAGGCAGAACTGGCCTGCACTCAAGGCCAAAGCACGATTCAGGGTTTGCTCGAGCAACAGAAACAGGTCGCAGAACGCTTGCAGCGAATTGCCACCGAGCTTGAGCAGAGCACTCATCTGGCGCCGCTGAGCGATGCCTGGAACGCCTACCGCGATCGCCTGCAACAACTGATGCTGATCGGTAATCGCTTGAACCAGGGCCAGACCGAACTGGCCGCCCTGGAACAAAGCGCCACCCGCGCCGCCGAAGATCTGGCCACCCAGCGCCAGAGCCTTGAGGTGCTGTACAAAGAGGCCGGTGCCGAACCCGAAGCCGTGGCCGAGCAGATTCAGATCCTCGGCAGTCTGCTACAGGACAACCGCAAGCAACTGCGGGCCGTTGAAGAACTGACCCGGCTGTGGGCCAGCCAGCAGGAACTGGACAAGCGCGGCACCGAACTTCAGCAGCGCCAGCTCGCCGCGCAGCAGGCGCGTGATCGCCTGACCCAGGACGGCGTGAAGACCAAGGCCGAACTGACCGTCGCCGAACAGACCCTGACCGTCACCCGCGAATTGCTGGAACGTCAGCGTCTGGCGCGCAGTGCCAGCGTCGAAGAACTGCGTGCGCAACTGCAGGACGATCAGCCGTGCCCGGTCTGCGGCAGCCCGGACCATCCTTATCATCAGCCTGAAGCCTTGCTGCAAAGCCTCGGCCGACATGATGAAAGCGAACAGGCCAACGCCCAGAAAGCCGTCGACCTGCTCAAGGAAAAACTCACCGATCTGCGCGCCGAAGTCGGTGGCTTGATTGCTCAGCAAAAAGAACTGCTGCAACAGCAGGAACAGCTCGCGACTCAGCAACAAAGCCTGGCACCGAGCCTGGCAGCGCACCCTCTGTCCGCTCAACTGTTGGCCCAGGACGCAAACAAGCGCGATGCCTGGCTGACCCAACAAAGCAGCCAGTTGAACCAAAGCATCACCCAGGACGAACAACGGCAAACCGCCCTGCTCACCCTGCAACAGGATGCCGCGCGCCTGGCGCAGCAACTGCGCGGCGCCGAAGCGGCCAACCAACAGGCGACACAACACCTGCTCAACCAGCAGCGGGAGTTGAGCAGCGATCGCCAACGCCTGGACGAAGAACTGAGCGCCTTCAGCAGCCTGCTGCCAGCCGAGACGCTGGAAGCCTTGCGCAACGAACCCGCCGCGACCTTCATGCAGCTCGACCGGCAGATCGCCCAACGCCTGCAACAACTCGACCAGCAGCGCGATGAACTCGTTGAACAGCAACAACGCCAGCAGACGCTGGACAAAGAACAGGACCGCCAGCAGACCCGCACCCAGCAACTGGACACCGCGCAGCAGCAGTTCAGCGCGTTGGCAGGGCAACAACAGGCTTGCCAGGAAAAACTGACGCAACTGCTGGGCGAACACGCCAGCGCCGAACAATGGCAACAGCAACTGGATCAGGCCGTCGAACAGGCGCGCAATGCCGAAGCGACGGCCAATCAGGAACTGCAAAGCGTGCGCACGGGGCTGGTGCAACTGGCCGCCGAACTCAAGGCGCAGCAGGAGCGTGCGCAAGCCCTGGAAAGCGAAGACCGCGAGCTGAGCGGCAAGATCGCCGACTGGCGCGCGCAACATCCTGAGCTGGACGACGGCGGACTGGAAGCACTGCTCGGCGTCGACGACCAACAGGTCAGCGAACTGCGTCAGCAATTGCAGCAGAGCGAAAAAGCCATTGAACAAGCCAAGGTGCTGTTGCAGGAGCGGGATCAGCGTTTGCTCGATCATCAGGCGCAGCACAACGGCAACCTGGATGCCGAGCAACTGGCTACGGCGCTTGCGGAACTGCAAAACCTGTTCGCCGCCAGCGAGCATCGTTGCGCCGAATTACGCGCCGAGCAGACCGAGGATCAGCGTCGACAGAACGCCAATCAGGCGCTGGCGCAGCAGATCGCCGACGCCTACGCCGAGTACCAGCGCTGGGCACGCTTGAATGCACTGATCGGCTCGGCCACCGGCGACACCTTCCGCAAAATCGCCCAGGCCTACAACCTCGACCTGCTGGTGCATCACGCCAACGTCCAGTTGCGGCAACTGGTGCGGCGCTATCGCCTGAAACGGGGCGGCAGCATGCTCGGGTTATTGGTAATGGACACCGAGATGGGCGATGAACTGCGCTCGGTGCATTCGCTGTCCGGCGGCGAGACGTTCCTGGTGTCGCTGGCCCTGGCGCTGGGTCTGGCATCGATGGCGTCGAGCACGCTGAAAATCGAATCGCTGTTCATCGACGAAGGTTTCGGCAGCCTCGACCCGGAATCCCTGCAACTGGCCATGGATGCCCTCGACGGCTTGCAGGCGCAGGGGCGCAAGGTCGCGGTGATTTCCCACGTACAGGAAATGCATGAACGGATTCCGGTGCAGATCCAGGTCCATCGCCAGGGCAATGGCCTGAGTACCCTGGAGGTGAAATGA
- a CDS encoding exonuclease SbcCD subunit D C-terminal domain-containing protein, translating to MRLFHTSDWHLGQNLHGQERDFEHACFLEWLLRQLKLDQPDVLLIAGDIFDTVNPPVKAQERLYDFIVSAHEQQPLLTIVMIAGNHDSGSRIELPAPLMRRLRTHALGRVLWLDDGQLDAERLLLPLPDASGEIAAWCLALPFLRPAEVTGAQLGDNYLRGIGQVHEWLIEAANAKRKPGQALIAISHAHMAGGSVSEDSERSLIIGNAEALPASLFGPSISYVALGHLHKPQKVNGEERIRYSGSPIPLSFSEIGYQHQILDIKLDGETLLSVEPKLIPRPVNLQRLGPAPLAEILLQLADLPNIDLLADIQRQPWLEVRVRLDEPQPDLRHQVETALQGKAVRLVRIAAEYAGNGSRDGVDDGATLIELDQLTPQELFSRAWLDNYGSEVDEQTLKDFAELLQDVQMESEQP from the coding sequence TTGCGTCTGTTTCACACCTCCGACTGGCACCTTGGGCAGAACCTGCACGGCCAGGAGCGCGATTTCGAGCACGCCTGCTTTCTCGAATGGCTGCTGCGTCAGCTGAAGCTGGACCAGCCCGATGTGCTGCTGATCGCCGGCGATATCTTTGACACGGTCAATCCGCCGGTCAAAGCCCAGGAACGCCTCTACGATTTCATCGTCAGCGCCCACGAACAGCAGCCCTTGCTGACCATTGTGATGATCGCCGGCAACCACGACTCCGGCTCGCGGATCGAACTGCCCGCGCCGTTGATGCGGCGCTTGCGCACTCATGCCCTGGGTCGCGTGCTGTGGCTGGATGACGGTCAACTGGATGCCGAACGCCTGTTGCTGCCGTTGCCGGATGCCTCGGGTGAAATCGCTGCCTGGTGCCTGGCCCTGCCGTTCCTGCGCCCCGCCGAAGTGACCGGCGCGCAGCTGGGTGACAACTATTTGCGCGGCATCGGCCAGGTTCACGAATGGCTGATCGAGGCGGCGAACGCCAAGCGCAAGCCGGGCCAGGCGCTAATCGCCATCAGCCATGCGCACATGGCCGGCGGTTCGGTTTCCGAGGACTCCGAGCGCAGCCTGATCATCGGCAACGCTGAAGCCCTGCCTGCCAGCCTGTTCGGGCCGAGCATCAGCTATGTCGCCCTCGGGCATTTGCACAAGCCGCAGAAGGTCAACGGTGAAGAGCGCATCCGCTACAGCGGCTCGCCGATCCCGCTGTCATTCTCCGAGATCGGTTATCAGCATCAGATTCTCGACATCAAACTGGATGGCGAAACCCTGCTCAGCGTCGAACCGAAGCTCATTCCCCGGCCGGTGAACCTGCAACGCCTCGGCCCCGCGCCCCTGGCGGAGATCCTGTTGCAACTGGCCGACCTGCCCAACATCGACCTGCTCGCCGATATCCAGCGCCAGCCGTGGCTGGAAGTGCGGGTGCGTCTCGACGAACCGCAACCGGACCTGCGCCATCAAGTGGAAACGGCCCTGCAAGGCAAAGCGGTACGGCTGGTGCGGATTGCCGCCGAATACGCCGGCAACGGCAGTCGCGATGGTGTCGATGACGGCGCCACCTTGATCGAACTGGATCAGCTCACACCGCAGGAACTGTTCAGCCGCGCCTGGCTGGACAACTACGGCAGCGAGGTCGACGAGCAAACGCTCAAGGACTTCGCCGAGCTGCTGCAAGACGTGCAGATGGAGAGCGAGCAACCATGA
- a CDS encoding BatD family protein — translation MTRFTAFSLALLFWTVQAQAAGLVASVDRSRLSSGETIELTLESSDVTQFGKPDLTPLEPLFEVRGTRQVNQLNTLNGNTQATTRWIITLLPRQNGSVVIPSLQLGDAQSQPITVQVIESETQDSSNTLAPVFIEASLDQNSVYVQAQAILTLRIYHSVSLFDDSSLTPLQIPDARIEQLGESRTYEKAINGLRHGVIEMRYAIYPQHSGVLTIPAQVFSATLVDTQPSPDATSQGPKAGKLMRVTSAEIPLTVKAKPGSYPADAPWLPARSLSLGESWSPEPDHAQVGDSLTRSLTLNAEGLASSQLPPLPATEINGLRRYPDQPVLSNQSGERGLVGSREDREALVPTRSGAIDLPSVEVVWWNTFEDHLEHSSLPARTLQVAGNPSLMVDTPASSPLAMPGASNEALWWWKLSTLILACTTLLGFGLWWRARSQPAIQRAAQTGPSPRTLLDDLKRACQANDSHATRQALDAWARQQPETLADMAARFVPLSDALDGLNGALYSETGQYWQGEELWRAIRAIPTAEGVQGVVGDSGLPPLYPK, via the coding sequence ATGACCCGCTTCACCGCCTTCTCGCTCGCACTGCTTTTCTGGACTGTTCAGGCCCAGGCTGCAGGGCTGGTCGCCAGTGTCGATCGCAGTCGCCTGAGTTCCGGGGAGACGATCGAACTGACCCTGGAGTCCAGCGACGTGACCCAGTTCGGCAAACCCGACCTGACTCCACTGGAGCCGTTGTTCGAAGTACGCGGCACCCGTCAGGTCAACCAACTGAACACCCTCAATGGCAATACTCAAGCGACCACCCGCTGGATCATCACCCTGCTGCCTCGGCAGAACGGCAGCGTGGTGATTCCGTCGCTGCAACTGGGCGACGCGCAGAGCCAGCCGATTACGGTGCAGGTGATCGAGAGCGAAACCCAGGACAGCAGCAACACCCTGGCACCGGTGTTCATCGAAGCCAGCCTCGACCAGAACAGCGTCTATGTGCAGGCTCAGGCGATCCTGACCTTACGTATTTACCATTCGGTGTCGCTGTTCGACGACAGCAGCCTGACCCCGTTGCAGATTCCCGATGCACGCATCGAACAGCTGGGTGAATCGCGCACCTACGAGAAAGCCATCAACGGCCTGCGCCATGGCGTGATCGAAATGCGCTACGCGATCTATCCGCAGCACAGCGGTGTATTGACCATTCCGGCGCAGGTGTTCAGTGCCACGCTGGTCGATACCCAGCCTTCCCCGGACGCAACATCCCAAGGGCCCAAAGCGGGCAAGTTGATGCGCGTCACTTCCGCCGAGATCCCGTTGACGGTCAAGGCCAAACCCGGTTCTTACCCAGCCGATGCGCCCTGGCTGCCGGCCCGCAGCCTGAGCCTGGGCGAAAGCTGGAGCCCGGAACCGGATCATGCGCAGGTCGGCGACTCACTGACCCGCAGCCTGACCTTGAACGCCGAAGGCCTGGCCAGTTCCCAACTGCCACCGTTGCCCGCCACCGAGATCAACGGCCTGCGGCGTTACCCGGATCAACCGGTGCTGAGCAACCAGAGCGGCGAGCGCGGCTTGGTCGGCAGTCGCGAGGACCGTGAGGCCCTGGTGCCGACCCGTAGCGGCGCGATTGATTTGCCGAGTGTTGAAGTGGTCTGGTGGAACACCTTCGAAGATCACCTGGAACACAGCAGCCTGCCGGCCCGCACGTTGCAAGTGGCGGGCAATCCGAGCCTGATGGTCGATACACCGGCGAGCAGCCCCCTGGCGATGCCCGGTGCGAGTAACGAAGCCCTGTGGTGGTGGAAACTCAGTACGCTGATCCTGGCCTGCACGACCCTGCTGGGCTTCGGCCTCTGGTGGCGGGCCCGCTCGCAACCGGCGATCCAGCGGGCGGCACAGACCGGCCCGAGCCCTCGCACCCTGCTCGACGACCTCAAGCGCGCCTGCCAGGCCAACGATTCCCACGCCACCCGCCAGGCCCTCGACGCCTGGGCCCGGCAACAACCGGAAACCCTGGCCGACATGGCCGCCCGCTTCGTGCCGCTGTCCGATGCGCTGGACGGCCTGAACGGCGCGCTCTACAGCGAAACCGGCCAGTATTGGCAAGGCGAAGAACTGTGGCGGGCCATCCGGGCGATCCCGACGGCCGAAGGGGTTCAAGGCGTGGTCGGCGACAGCGGGTTGCCGCCGCTTTACCCTAAATAG